In one Lasioglossum baleicum chromosome 17, iyLasBale1, whole genome shotgun sequence genomic region, the following are encoded:
- the LOC143217552 gene encoding uncharacterized protein LOC143217552 — translation MKLQHCFLVTLLVSASLLQAQESVLHLVTSNKYYLQKQISCVLDQAPCNVIGRAIKSKYKQFLSTNCIMYCIYNTYIKHYLIPFKKTKLTFTCPFRASTCKKINTLHDVPLQTLQLLYTKLFRATHTLEVIIELLPEALNNNCRRCTPQQMEYAETLMAFMQQNHPNELRSIIQYYTPMKYRNY, via the exons ATGAAACTTCAACACTGTTTTCTTGTAACTTTACTTGTTTCTGCGAGTCTTCTTCAAGCGCAAGAGAGTGTATTACACCTCGTGACCAGTAACAAATATTACTTACAGAAGCAAATCAGTTGCGTGTTAGATCAGGCACCGTGTAATGTTATAGGAAGAGCGATTAAAAGTAAGTACAAGCAGTTTTTATCGACGAATTGTATTATGTATTGTATATACAATACGTATATAAAACAT tacctcattccatttaaaaaaacgaagttgaccttcacatgtccttttcgcgcgtccacctgtaaaaaaataaatacactacatgatgtaccccttcagaccctgcaacttctgtatacaaaactttttcgtgcaacgcatactttggaagttattatag AATTGTTGCCGGAAGCATTGAACAACAATTGTCGTCGTTGTACACCGCAACAAATGGAGTATGCAGAAACCCTTATGGCGTTTATGCAACAAAATCATCCGAATGAATTGCGATCAATCATACAATATTACACGCCAATGAAATATCGTAACTATTAA
- the LOC143217448 gene encoding uncharacterized protein LOC143217448 isoform X2 yields the protein MKTELLFHKKLLSNILDSLKDKLETKKKPYGIQHYHWHYYPVVHPLSGSFTKAPKKHELDGLHHDSLTSLGWSHYEYNHIPQPKIKIPSSLSHSWDTIILEPTHHEIVEVDHPETADHSEHDSILVEVPGNKNIYIGSEHPKDLKEVKYGLLASLFHKSSSSSNHI from the exons ATGAAGACGGAATTGTTGTT CCATAAGAAACTTTTATCAAATATCCTCGACTCGTTAAAGGATAAATTAGAAACAAAAAAGAAGCCTTACGGAATACAGCATTATCATTGGCATTACTATCCAGTGGTGCATCCGTTATCTGGATCATTCACAAAAGCGCCTAAGAAGCATGAACTGGACGGCCTTCATCA TGATAGTCTGACTTCACTTGGATGGTCACACTATGAATATAACCATATTCCTCAgccaaaaataaaaatcccGTCATCATTGTCACATTCGTGGGATACAATTATACTTGAGCCAACTCATCATGAAATTGTTG AAGTAGATCATCCAGAAACGGCCGATCACAGTGAACATGATAGTATACTCGTTGAAGTCCCAGGTAATAAAAATATCTACATTGGAAGCGAACACCCGAAAGATCTTAAAGAAGTAAAATATGGCCTGCTGGCATCACTTTTTCATAAAAGCTCAAGTTCCAGCAATCACATATAA
- the LOC143217451 gene encoding uncharacterized protein LOC143217451, which produces MSSIESIEPKPKTKKSKKNVSRNASLESQLKKEAAEAEAAKKKAAKLAAQRKKERENEKIRKMFVSRQDPYETPLKWWETDHVKYAINYPPVKSYLDEVMGSHIVRFTDRKYMQALATNIRKHREKQQNVRIEERKLKPPSIISRLMETSYKALIEVKKQKNYNKLKLYL; this is translated from the exons ATGTCATCGATAGAGAGCATAGAACCAAAACCTAagacaaaaaaatcgaaaaaaaatgtgtcgcgGAATGCATCTCTAGAATCACAATTAAAGAAAGAGGCCGCAGAAGCGGAAGCAGCAAAGAAGAAAGCAGCAAAGTTAGCGgcacagagaaagaaagaaagagaaaatgaaaaaatacggAAAATGTTCGTTTCCAGACAGGACCCCTATGAAACGCCCTTAAAATGGTGGGAAACGGATCATGTGAAATACGC aataaattaccCACCCGTGAAATCATATCTGGATGAAGTAATGGGCTCTCATATTGTACGATTTACCGATCGGAAATACATGCAAGCTCTCGCCACCAATATCAGAAAACATCGGGAGAAACAACAAAATGTGCGGATAGAAGAAAGAAAGCTGAAACCGCCATCGATTATATCTCGGTTGATGGAAACATCTTATAAAGCGCTCATCGAGGTTAAGAAGCAGAAAAACTATAACAAACTTAAGCTTTATTTGTAA
- the LOC143217448 gene encoding uncharacterized protein LOC143217448 isoform X1 yields MKTELLLQFTLLITILLVTLGEGLFFNYHKKLLSNILDSLKDKLETKKKPYGIQHYHWHYYPVVHPLSGSFTKAPKKHELDGLHHDSLTSLGWSHYEYNHIPQPKIKIPSSLSHSWDTIILEPTHHEIVEVDHPETADHSEHDSILVEVPGNKNIYIGSEHPKDLKEVKYGLLASLFHKSSSSSNHI; encoded by the exons ATGAAGACGGAATTGTTGTTGCAA TTCACCTTACTTATAACGATACTGTTGGTTACGTTGGGTGAGGGACTCTTCTTTAACTA CCATAAGAAACTTTTATCAAATATCCTCGACTCGTTAAAGGATAAATTAGAAACAAAAAAGAAGCCTTACGGAATACAGCATTATCATTGGCATTACTATCCAGTGGTGCATCCGTTATCTGGATCATTCACAAAAGCGCCTAAGAAGCATGAACTGGACGGCCTTCATCA TGATAGTCTGACTTCACTTGGATGGTCACACTATGAATATAACCATATTCCTCAgccaaaaataaaaatcccGTCATCATTGTCACATTCGTGGGATACAATTATACTTGAGCCAACTCATCATGAAATTGTTG AAGTAGATCATCCAGAAACGGCCGATCACAGTGAACATGATAGTATACTCGTTGAAGTCCCAGGTAATAAAAATATCTACATTGGAAGCGAACACCCGAAAGATCTTAAAGAAGTAAAATATGGCCTGCTGGCATCACTTTTTCATAAAAGCTCAAGTTCCAGCAATCACATATAA
- the Nd-b17.2 gene encoding NADH dehydrogenase (ubiquinone) B17.2 subunit, which translates to MAKQLGLDKIAKFFHVIQANGGIFKSIRTIYRTDTIKAGTLVGVDSEGNKYYENNSYFYSSNRWVIYADKYGMDYDASQVTPEWYGWLHYKTDLLPHRDPTRPKYKWMAKHKPNLSGTNEAYMPYSTVPPKIQPWKPQQ; encoded by the exons ATGGCGAAACAATTGGGGTTAGATAAAATCGCCAAATTTTTTCACGTAATACAAGCCAATGGGGGTATTTTTAAGTCCATACGGACTATATACag GACGGATACAATAAAAGCTGGAACCTTGGTAGGTGTAGATTCAGAAGGCAACAAGTACTATGAAAATAATTCGTACTTTTACA GTTCCAACAGATGGGTAATATATGCAGATAAATATGGTATGGACTATGATGCTTCTCAAGTAACACCTGAATGGTACGGTTGGTTACATTATAAAACAGATTTACTACCGCACAGAGACCCTACGCGACCAAAATATAAGTGGATGGCCAAACATAAACCAAATTTATCTGGTACCAATGAAGCTTATATGCCTTATAGTACTGTACCGCCAAAGATCCAACCTTGGAAACCACAGCAGTAA